A single window of Nicotiana sylvestris chromosome 3, ASM39365v2, whole genome shotgun sequence DNA harbors:
- the LOC104211809 gene encoding ABC transporter A family member 7-like isoform X1 — MADGPASFWTQANALLRKNLTFQKRDVKSNIRLILVPIVLCLLLVLIQNLVNKELDKPSNRCGCKCVDTNGDGTCEEVCGIEYSDLDQVGSCPIPSPPEWPPLLQIPASKYRAVQTDSISYRDLPDDSCKISGSCPATILLTGTNQTFGESMGRNFFSSGSTLNSSDIFYSLAYNILGSESQTELMNFLEAAFFSNLPVYNLRPQCPPNSTFSFPLEFGSVAVQQEISCVKGLHLWRNSSYEINDELYKGYRKGNPEGKINEIIAAYDFFNSNRNGFNVNIWYNSTYKDDTGNRPMSLTRVPRSVNLASNAYLQSLLGSSARMLFEFVKEMPKAETKLKLDFASLLGPLFFTWVVSQLFPVVLIALVYEKQQKLRIMMKMHGLADGPYWMISYSYFLVVSSIYMLCFVVFGSLVGLKFFLLNDYSIQFVFYFIYINLQMSLAFLVAAFFSNVKTATVIGYMMVFANGLLAAFLFQFFLQDESFPRGWIIVMEIYPGFSLFRGLYEFSQYAFNANYMGTDGMRWKDLSDGKNGMKDVLIIMIVQWLVFLFLAYYIDQIASSGKDPLFFLWNSRKKPSPSFRKHSLRRQGSKVFVQMEKPDVAQERERVEQLLESSTTHAIICDNLKKVYPGKDGNPEKFAVRGLSLALPQGECFGMLGPNGAGKTTFINMMIGLVKPSSGTAYAQGMDIRKDMDMIYTNMGVCPQHDLLWEKLTGREHLLFYGRLKNLKGAVLTQAVEESLKNVNLFHGGVADKQAGKYSGGMKRRLSVAISLIGDPKVVYMDEPSTGLDPASRHNLWNVVKRAKQDRAIILTTHSMEEAEHLCDRLGIFVDGSLQCIGNPKELKARYGGSYVFTMTTSSDNEEEVEHMVRRLSPNANRIYHISGTQKFELPKQEVRIADVFQAVEKAKSKFTVYAWGLADTTLEDVFIKVARTAQAFNVLS; from the exons ATGGCGGATGGTCCAGCGAGCTTCTGGACTCAAGCCAATGCTTTGCTCAGAAAGAATTTGACTTTTCAG AAACGTGATGTTAAGTCAAATATTCGCCTCATTTTGGTCCCTATCGTACTTTGTTTATTGCTAGTTCTCATTCAAAATTTGGTCAATAAAGAGTTGGATAAACCATCAAACAGATGTGGCTGTAAATGTGTTGACACAAATGGTGATGGCACATGTGAAGAAGTTTGTGGTATCGAATATTCAGATTTGGATCAAGTCGGCAGCTGTCCGATTCCTAGCCCACCGGAATGGCCTCCCTTGTTACAGATACCAGCATCAAAGTATCGTGCTGTTCAAACTGATTCTATTTCATATAGGGACTTGCCCGATGATTCATGTAAAATATCGGGTTCTTGTCCAGCTACTATACTTCTGACTGGAACTAATCAGACTTTTGGAGAAA GTATGGGTAGAAACTTTTTCAGCAGTGGATCAACTCTAAATTCCTCTGACATTTTCTATAGCTTAGCCTATAATATCTTG GGTTCCGAGTCGCAGACTGAGCTTATGAATTTTCTCGAGGCAGCTTTCTTCTCCAACTTGCCAGTCTACAATCTTCGACCTCAATGTCCTCCAAACTCTACATTTTCTTTTCCATTGGAATTTGGTTCTGTAGCTGTTCAGCAAG AGATAAGCTGTGTGAAAGGTTTACACTTGTGGCGTAATAGTTCTTATGAGATCAATGATGAGCTTTATAAAGGTTACAGGAAAGGAAATCCAGAGGGAAAGATAAACGAGATAATAGCAG CATATGATTTCTTTAATTCAAACAGAAATGGTTTCAATGTGAATATTTGGTATAACTCTACGTATAAGGATGACACAGGCAATCGACCTATGTCATTGACAAGGGTTCCTCGTTCAGTGAATTTG GCATCAAATGCCTACCTTCAGTCTTTGCTTGGATCTTCTGCAAGAATGCTCTTTGAGTTTGTCAAAGAAATGCCCAAAGCAGAAACAAAACTCAAGCTGGACTTTGCTTCTCTCCTGGGACCACTATTCTTTACATGGGTGGTTTCACAACTTTTTCCT GTTGTTTTGATAGCTCTAGTTTATGAGAAGCAGCAGAAACTAAGAATCATGATGAAAATGCATGGACTTGCGGATGGTCCCTATTGGatgatttcttattcttattTTTTGGTCGTATCTTCTATATACATGTTATGTTTTGTGGTTTTCGGCTCATTAGTAG GCTTGAAGTTCTTTTTGCTTAATGATTACAGCATCCAGTTCGTGTTTTACTTCATTTACATAAACTTGCAAATGTCCCTTGCTTTTCTGGTTGCTGCGTTTTTCTCGAATGTTAAGACAGCTACAG TCATCGGCTATATGATGGTGTTTGCAAACGGACTCTTGGCAGCATTCCTTTTCCAGTTCTTTCTCCAGGATGAATCATTTCCCA GAGGCTGGATTATAGTTATGGAGATATATCCTGGATTTTCTCTTTTTCGTGGATTATATGAGTTTTCCCAATATGCTTTCAATGCTAATTATATGGGAACAGATGGTATGAGATGGAAAGATTTGAGTGATGGAAAAAATGGGATGAAGGATGTCCTAATAATAATGATAGTGCAGTGGTTGGTCTTTCTCTTTCTTGCTTATTACATTGATCAGATTGCATCATCAGGGAAAGATCCCCTATTTTTCTTGTGGAACTCCCGAAAGAAGCCTTCACCTTCCTTCAGGAAACATAGTTTACGAAGGCAGGGTTCTAAAGTTTTCGTCCAAATGGAGAAACCTGATGTTGCTCAGGAG AGGGAGAGAGTTGAACAGTTACTCGAATCAAGTACAACTCATGCCATCATTTGTGACAATTTGAAAAAGGTTTATCCAGGGAAAGACGGAAACCCTGAGAAATTTGCAGTGAGAGGATTGTCACTTGCTTTGCCTCAAGGGGAATGTTTTGGTATGCTTGGTCCCAATGGTGCTGGCAAAACTACTTTTATTAATATG ATGATTGGGCTCGTAAAACCAAGCTCCGGTACTGCATATGCTCAGGGTATGGATATACGAAAAGACATGGATATGATATACACCAACATGGGTGTATGTCCGCAGCATGA CTTACTTTGGGAAAAGTTAACAGGAAGGGAGCACCTACTTTTCTATGGAAGGCTTAAAAATCTTAAAGGAGCAGTCCTGACACAA GCAGTTGAAGAATCTCTTAAGAATGTCAACTTATTTCATGGGGGTGTTGCTGACAAGCAAGCTGGGAAATACAGTGGAGGTATGAAGAGGAGGCTAAGTGTTGCAATTTCACTGATCGGAGATCCTAAG GTTGTCTACATGGATGAGCCCAGTACTGGACTGGATCCAGCTTCGCGACATAACTTATGGAATGTTGTCAAGCGTGCAAAGCAAGATAGAGCAATTATTCTCACAA CCCATTCCATGGAAGAAGCAGAGCATCTATGTGATCGACTAGGAATATTCGTTGATGGCAGCTTGCAGTGCATAGGAAATCCCAAAGAG TTGAAGGCAAGATATGGGGGGTCTTATGTGTTTACAATGACAACATCATCAGATAATGAGGAAGAAGTGGAGCACATGGTGCGACGTCTATCCCCAAATGCCAACAGGATATACCATATATCTGGGACACAGAAGTTTGAGTTGCCAAAGCAAGAGGTTAGAATTGCAGATGTATTTCAAGCAGTGGAGAAAGCAAAGAGTAAATTCACGGTTTATGCTTGGGGTTTGGCTGATACAACTTTAGAGGACGTGTTTATCAAGGTTGCTCGCACTGCTCAGGCTTTCAATGTTCTCTCTTAA
- the LOC104211809 gene encoding ABC transporter A family member 7-like isoform X2 — MNFLEAAFFSNLPVYNLRPQCPPNSTFSFPLEFGSVAVQQEISCVKGLHLWRNSSYEINDELYKGYRKGNPEGKINEIIAAYDFFNSNRNGFNVNIWYNSTYKDDTGNRPMSLTRVPRSVNLASNAYLQSLLGSSARMLFEFVKEMPKAETKLKLDFASLLGPLFFTWVVSQLFPVVLIALVYEKQQKLRIMMKMHGLADGPYWMISYSYFLVVSSIYMLCFVVFGSLVGLKFFLLNDYSIQFVFYFIYINLQMSLAFLVAAFFSNVKTATVIGYMMVFANGLLAAFLFQFFLQDESFPRGWIIVMEIYPGFSLFRGLYEFSQYAFNANYMGTDGMRWKDLSDGKNGMKDVLIIMIVQWLVFLFLAYYIDQIASSGKDPLFFLWNSRKKPSPSFRKHSLRRQGSKVFVQMEKPDVAQERERVEQLLESSTTHAIICDNLKKVYPGKDGNPEKFAVRGLSLALPQGECFGMLGPNGAGKTTFINMMIGLVKPSSGTAYAQGMDIRKDMDMIYTNMGVCPQHDLLWEKLTGREHLLFYGRLKNLKGAVLTQAVEESLKNVNLFHGGVADKQAGKYSGGMKRRLSVAISLIGDPKVVYMDEPSTGLDPASRHNLWNVVKRAKQDRAIILTTHSMEEAEHLCDRLGIFVDGSLQCIGNPKELKARYGGSYVFTMTTSSDNEEEVEHMVRRLSPNANRIYHISGTQKFELPKQEVRIADVFQAVEKAKSKFTVYAWGLADTTLEDVFIKVARTAQAFNVLS, encoded by the exons ATGAATTTTCTCGAGGCAGCTTTCTTCTCCAACTTGCCAGTCTACAATCTTCGACCTCAATGTCCTCCAAACTCTACATTTTCTTTTCCATTGGAATTTGGTTCTGTAGCTGTTCAGCAAG AGATAAGCTGTGTGAAAGGTTTACACTTGTGGCGTAATAGTTCTTATGAGATCAATGATGAGCTTTATAAAGGTTACAGGAAAGGAAATCCAGAGGGAAAGATAAACGAGATAATAGCAG CATATGATTTCTTTAATTCAAACAGAAATGGTTTCAATGTGAATATTTGGTATAACTCTACGTATAAGGATGACACAGGCAATCGACCTATGTCATTGACAAGGGTTCCTCGTTCAGTGAATTTG GCATCAAATGCCTACCTTCAGTCTTTGCTTGGATCTTCTGCAAGAATGCTCTTTGAGTTTGTCAAAGAAATGCCCAAAGCAGAAACAAAACTCAAGCTGGACTTTGCTTCTCTCCTGGGACCACTATTCTTTACATGGGTGGTTTCACAACTTTTTCCT GTTGTTTTGATAGCTCTAGTTTATGAGAAGCAGCAGAAACTAAGAATCATGATGAAAATGCATGGACTTGCGGATGGTCCCTATTGGatgatttcttattcttattTTTTGGTCGTATCTTCTATATACATGTTATGTTTTGTGGTTTTCGGCTCATTAGTAG GCTTGAAGTTCTTTTTGCTTAATGATTACAGCATCCAGTTCGTGTTTTACTTCATTTACATAAACTTGCAAATGTCCCTTGCTTTTCTGGTTGCTGCGTTTTTCTCGAATGTTAAGACAGCTACAG TCATCGGCTATATGATGGTGTTTGCAAACGGACTCTTGGCAGCATTCCTTTTCCAGTTCTTTCTCCAGGATGAATCATTTCCCA GAGGCTGGATTATAGTTATGGAGATATATCCTGGATTTTCTCTTTTTCGTGGATTATATGAGTTTTCCCAATATGCTTTCAATGCTAATTATATGGGAACAGATGGTATGAGATGGAAAGATTTGAGTGATGGAAAAAATGGGATGAAGGATGTCCTAATAATAATGATAGTGCAGTGGTTGGTCTTTCTCTTTCTTGCTTATTACATTGATCAGATTGCATCATCAGGGAAAGATCCCCTATTTTTCTTGTGGAACTCCCGAAAGAAGCCTTCACCTTCCTTCAGGAAACATAGTTTACGAAGGCAGGGTTCTAAAGTTTTCGTCCAAATGGAGAAACCTGATGTTGCTCAGGAG AGGGAGAGAGTTGAACAGTTACTCGAATCAAGTACAACTCATGCCATCATTTGTGACAATTTGAAAAAGGTTTATCCAGGGAAAGACGGAAACCCTGAGAAATTTGCAGTGAGAGGATTGTCACTTGCTTTGCCTCAAGGGGAATGTTTTGGTATGCTTGGTCCCAATGGTGCTGGCAAAACTACTTTTATTAATATG ATGATTGGGCTCGTAAAACCAAGCTCCGGTACTGCATATGCTCAGGGTATGGATATACGAAAAGACATGGATATGATATACACCAACATGGGTGTATGTCCGCAGCATGA CTTACTTTGGGAAAAGTTAACAGGAAGGGAGCACCTACTTTTCTATGGAAGGCTTAAAAATCTTAAAGGAGCAGTCCTGACACAA GCAGTTGAAGAATCTCTTAAGAATGTCAACTTATTTCATGGGGGTGTTGCTGACAAGCAAGCTGGGAAATACAGTGGAGGTATGAAGAGGAGGCTAAGTGTTGCAATTTCACTGATCGGAGATCCTAAG GTTGTCTACATGGATGAGCCCAGTACTGGACTGGATCCAGCTTCGCGACATAACTTATGGAATGTTGTCAAGCGTGCAAAGCAAGATAGAGCAATTATTCTCACAA CCCATTCCATGGAAGAAGCAGAGCATCTATGTGATCGACTAGGAATATTCGTTGATGGCAGCTTGCAGTGCATAGGAAATCCCAAAGAG TTGAAGGCAAGATATGGGGGGTCTTATGTGTTTACAATGACAACATCATCAGATAATGAGGAAGAAGTGGAGCACATGGTGCGACGTCTATCCCCAAATGCCAACAGGATATACCATATATCTGGGACACAGAAGTTTGAGTTGCCAAAGCAAGAGGTTAGAATTGCAGATGTATTTCAAGCAGTGGAGAAAGCAAAGAGTAAATTCACGGTTTATGCTTGGGGTTTGGCTGATACAACTTTAGAGGACGTGTTTATCAAGGTTGCTCGCACTGCTCAGGCTTTCAATGTTCTCTCTTAA